DNA sequence from the Anas platyrhynchos isolate ZD024472 breed Pekin duck chromosome W, IASCAAS_PekinDuck_T2T, whole genome shotgun sequence genome:
gcctaatgggattacagattgcatctgtgaacatcctgtaccttttaatctgtcaaatgttagtgtttacaacacttgagatttaaaaaaaaaaaaaaaaaaaaaagtactggatctcacatggaaaaataaaagtatgtgacaaagatagaacataaccaaccaaaaaattacagtaataggtcacaataggaagttatactaaataccctgtgggaaacgttgtgtctaaaccttccgattctcttaaagaatccctagctggaaagtctagattatactgactgcgatggcaatctaatttctattttacagttctggaccaagtgcttattaatgtcacttgcttatttttaacatacggcttttacccatccaggcaatgagctgatctatctggaccctcacaccactcaaagctttgtagattcagaagaaaatggcacggttgacgatgagagtttccactgccaggaagccccacatagaatgaagatcatgaatttggacccttcagtagctttagtaagtgtcaggaaatctggaatgcatgtactttatctcaaagtaatgtctctctacattggtaagggcagcaatgcatctccttgaacagaaccaagatcacaaagctgtcttctgtgatcaacacatagtagtttgtacataactacatggagaatcttagggcaagtggggagctgtctgtactgtagggagctcgctttgttttctttactgagcagcttttacttctttcaagaggcattataatggtcagagcaaggaactgaaacaggtttacgtgttttattctatcactactttaggtTTGGTCACAAACATAAAGTTACTTaaagacaagttacttaaacttacgttatatcataagttaaaaatgtttaagtggaattattgtatttcaccccaaattacaaatacaaatgtattatttgtaattcacccaaaatgtcatgggggtagtgtggtatttgaaaaaattggatctgatcccatgccagtatcctgtgattgggtgattggcagttgtcaccagtgggatgtgtttctaaagctttaatctgtaaagataccggtatctgtcattcattcacatacctgttttttaatactgctgctttttagaaagtttttttgttttgttttgttttgttttgttttgttttgttttaatacttaactacgtaactgtgcaaaatgtggcatgatgcaacgagacagacaaaatcataaggaagagcaaatattttcagtatagataccagaatggaaatgttccttaggtggtccatcatctacaagttttcagcttctgctgatacctggactgtaggaactgggtggcgctccatggaggagcacacaggagctgctgctattttttgcttgactatttcgttaggggtttgcagggccttgttctccccgtgggttctctccctagagctgccacatatttggagtcttatatctactgatcgtacagggcattactgtatcagaggtcaaaccgccttacctgctggtaccacatacctaccatcagcaaaggtaaaactctgtgtgtttgttttttcccctaagggcttcttttgcaaagaagaatgtgattttgataaccggtgtagtcttgtacaaaaggtaagagtgggaacttagcatctcgatttgttctttataaagtctggtttttattgtttgttttttgtaaaattttcctttgcattttcccttgtatacaaattgtatgagccatggagaagaatgcattaaagcatcagggtaaggcaatactactgaattgctaattggaaattgttcagcactttaccagccacaaaccctgccagttggaaaatgggtgtaaacatccacacttgaaggtgttactgggtgacacttgcttttaacttctaattctcactaaatgactaaggtttaactgccatattgtagtgatgtatcaatgatttgcttcctgatccttttttattgtttgacataatagattgcgtgttctaattatgactgttagtccctgctatcttaaagatctgattctgtaagtgctgcaggcctctagctcctgctgatctagggagaacagaaggtgctgg
Encoded proteins:
- the LOC140000532 gene encoding cysteine protease ATG4A-like — translated: MPQSLGALGGKPNNAYYSIGFLGNELIYLDPHTTQSFVDSEENGTVDDESFHCQEAPHRMKIMNLDPSVALGFFCKEECDFDNRCSLVQKVRVGT